The Anas acuta chromosome 1, bAnaAcu1.1, whole genome shotgun sequence genome segment agagagccacaccgccaccccttctgtgctgcctgtcccttctgaagagcctatagccaggcattgcagcactccagtcatgagactggtcccaccacgtctctgtgatggcaaccaagtcatagcctgcctgctgcacgatggcttccagctcctcctgtttgttacccatgctgcgtgcattggtgtagatgcacttcagctgggccattgccttatcccccggccttgccattgttccccctggcacagctccaacaatccttgcttcatccccatcccccttcttacctagtttaaagccctctcaatgagccccgccagctcctggcccaggatcctttttccccttagagGTAGGAACCTGTCTAtggccatcaggccgggtgctgagtaaagtgccccatggtcaaaaaaaaacaagatttctgtgctggcaccagcctctgagccatgtgtttgTCAGGTGGGCTTTTTGTGTCCTGTCTGTACCCCTCCCTCCCACCATAGGGATAGACGAAAACACCACTTGTACTCCCACTCCCTCCGCTAATTGCCACAGCCCCCTAAAGTCACATTTGATAGCCttgaggcttctctcttcaatgtcgtcactgcccgcctggactatcaaaagaggatgaTAGTCGGAGGGGTGAACCAGgctgggaagcttcctggcaacgtccctgaccctggccctagggaggcagcagacttccctacgggtagggtcaggccgaaaaatagggccctctgttcccctgagaagagagtctcccacaacaataacccttctttctttcttggtggaggcagtcctgaggcgtggagttgacttcctcgccctaggcatcctcctgggcaGACTTtgtacctcttcctcagctaccggtctctcaagctccagggcctcaaacctgttgtgtaagggcacctgggaaggcagggccagaaggggagggcatcgcctgcgatgacgagcagggacctgtctcccTGAGACCTCTGTCTGGGCAGCCACATTGGtagctggggctggagaggctgcaagGGACACAGAGGCCATGGCTTTCTACCAGGTGGATACCATGGCTGGGCTCTAAACAAGCAAGTTACAATCactgctggaaaacagcagtGAGAGCACCCTTTCTTCTCACCATGCCTGTGTGAACAAGCTCCACTATGCCTCATCAGCCTCCCCCGCGAGGGCTGCTGGGCCCTGGCAGCTCCCTTGGCTGCCTCGAGGCTGGAAAAAGAGCCCTGCCTGCCTTGATTCCCTGCTCCTTTGGCTCCAGGGCAGATATGTTCCACAATCACCTTATGAACGTCATGCATGTCCATATAATTAATCATTCAATTTGTTTCCCTAGTATTTGAATAACAAAGCAACTCTTAATGTTGATCTGTAACTAAATTCAAATTactttttgcctttctctgccTTTATGCTTTACATGCTCTTGCTAGGCCTTTCTATAAATCAttgctagtttaaaaaaaaagtgtatgagtttgttcatttttaaactagGAATCACTACAAAGGTAGTGATTTAGATGGTGATTTTTAGTGTTCTTCTTGCTTATCCATTCTATCACTGGAGTTTGGAAAAACATTCTTTATATTGCATCTCTAAGGAACAGCATATCTTCCTGAGAAATAGTCTCCTAGACATTTTCCACATGAGCTCTCAGTTTTGTCCAGTtcaccttgctgaagtctagaaACTTCAActagaaaaacagacaaacgaacaagcaaagcaaataaaaaaccctacagaataaatatattaaaaaaaaagttatggtCCTACAAAGCGTCACTGCTTCTTTTCCTCAAATAATCACCACTGATTCCATGGGAAATTTAATGTTTCTGTTCACGCCTATAGAACTTTTGTTCAGGTAAAGCCATAAACCCTGGTCAAAAAGGCAAATAGTGCCAGGATGAGGAAGATATTTTGTGGGAGATCAAGTGGTTTTCTGCTTGCAGAGGCCCAGACCTGCTCCCTGTCCCCTTCTGCAGCATGCTGTGTTCAGTCCTGCCtggcaccacagcccctggtGACCCTCGTGGGGCCCAGACAGATGAGGCAGTGCAACATCCCCTCCAAGCCGCCCACCTCTTGTCCCAgcctcagctccagcagcacccccaaAATGTTGCTTACCCTGTGGCCTGGCTTACAGCAGTGTTCTGCAAACCAGTCACCTTCTGCTCCACCCATCACTTTGGCACAGCACTCACCATCCTGCTCATGTGCTTCTTGCCCAGTTGTGCATGTAGCTTCCACCTGCACAAAACCCCATCATCTCTGGGATGAAAACCAGTCTGATCTGGAAGAAATTGCTGAAAATTGTCAACCCTCAGTACATGTGGTCAAACTGCAGAACAAGCTTCCTAGAAAGATGGTTGATGCCCCGTTCCTGTCAGTGTTCAAAAGATGTTCAGGCAGTGTTCTCAATAACTGcgttgggtttatgtggcaaggtgAGAAGAACCCAGCAGCTGACCCATGTCAGAGAAAAGACAGTTCCAGACGGTGCCAAAAGACCCActactggccagagctgagccattGAGAGATGCTGGTGCCACTTCTGTGATAACATATATAAgatcagctaaaaaaaaatgctgtgcaacagcagccagGGGAGAGGAGTGAGTGactgagagaagcagccctgcagctccccaggtcagcgcagcaggaggtgctccaggcacgcagcacaagttcccctgcagcctgtggagaggcccctggtggagcaggctgtccccctgcacccatgggtcccacacggagcagatctccacgctgcagcccccccatgggtggaggagcccccggtggagcaggtggatggggtctggggggagctgccgcccatgtGTGGGGaccccgtgctggagcagtttgggactgggggatggaccccgtgggacggagccgtgtgggagcagttctggaggagctgctgcctgtgggcagcccccacaggctccaTTCAGGAAGGATGGGAGCCTGAGGGAATGTCTCTGTACTGGAACAGTGAGAGAGACATTTTATGTGGGCAAATAGTGATAGGAAAAAGGGGAATGGCTTtgaaagaggatagatttaggttagatacaAAACAGAtcctttactctgagggtggtgaggcactggcacaggctgcccagagaagttgtgggtgcctcatccctggaggtgttcgagaccaggttggatggggtttcaggcagcctgggctggtgtaAGCAATCCTTGTGCATATcgggggggttggaactagatgagctttaaagtcccttccaattcaAGGTGTTCTATGATTAGAGTAAAGACTAAGGAGAAGCAGATGTTGAAGTGTTATGGACTGACTgcaacccccattccctgttcccctgcactgttTGGGGGCAAAGAGGGTGGATGAGcctttttccattgtattttcccccctcttttcctttgaggaaggggagtaaGAAAGCAGTGTGATGGAAttcagcagggtaaaaccaacATAGTAGCTTAACTTTTGATCAGtcctgaagaggtcaggcagttggaccaGGTTATTTTTGTAATGCCCAGCCTGCTCGGCTAAACCATTCCCTCCCCTGCAAGGTCTCCCACCATTATCCCATCCTTTCAGAGAGGTGCATACCTTTCAGCACAGAAAGCCACCTATCTCTGGCACTGCAGAGCCTGTCTTGTTTCTCAGCATGCCCAAAGGATGTAGGACTGATCCAAATTCATGTGGTTGCAGAAGAAGCATTACATAGATCCTCCCCTAATTCATGATTCTGATGCTtgaggacaaaaagaaaatctggttGTTTCAAACTACCAAATACTCACATCTAGTATTGTGAGACAGGGACAAACCCCAAACTGATGGCAACAAAAGAATTCTTGAACATAAAAGAATTTGTACATGAGCGCGTAGAGGCTCAGATCAGTCCTGGCAGCAGACAGGATTATGCAGTTCCTCACAACTggcacaaggaaaagaaaatgggatggagAGCAAGTTACAGCCATTTTCCATCCCAGCAATGCCTGTCAAGATTAACAAGGGCTTACAAACCACTGCTGTTTCATGACAGCATGGATGCTCTGCAGTACATCACTACAGGAAGGTTTAAATGAAGAGCCCTTCCCTACACCTCACACAGTAAAAATGAAGGGGAGTAGTCTACCctggaaagcaagaaaagaaattccTGCTGTCAGCAGTCACAGCAACAAGACCCTATCCCAGCAAGATGTAAGATACAGAggaaaggtgtgtgtgtgtggggggggacggggacgacAGAGAAGAACAGACAGAACCCCCTAACTAGCTGCAGACAAACTTGCCCAGATACCACGCAGCAGGCAAAATTATCTTGCCATTGTCAGGCACAGGAACGGTACCAACAGAACTGATAAAATGCCCAGTGGGGAAGTGTCTCCAACAAAACTTCTCATAAAGCAGAGATGTGACACTGCAGCCAACTTGCAGCTGAGCCCAGAGAAACTGTCAAAGGATAGAAGTGCACATGGCTGGGAACAGCAAGGTCAGACCACCCTCCAGAGTCCACACCATCCCTGAAGGGGATTCCAGTACACTGATGGGAGACAGGTACCCAGTGGTTTTCTGACACACAGGTTTTGCATGGACAAGAACCCTGAGGATAGGGGGGAGCTGCCCAAATaagattttctttggaaagcAAACCTGCTTGCCTCTAAGACGTTTtattccccccctcccttcaCAGGGGCCACTGTCACAGAAAGTAGGTCCAAGTGTTTCCTCTTCTCCATCCATAGCTTGGTCAGACCGTGCAAACCTCATAATCCGCATACAGGCCAAAAACATCTTCTGGCATTTCTCAAGCCAGGGTCCTAGGCTAGTCTGCAAAAGTTGAAGCTACACAttgaagagggggaaaaagagaaaaaagtgctTCAGTTTCATGTAAAAGCAAGCAGTAAGTAACCAGCTGTAAAGACtgtatcattaaaatattttaagagaggAAAGCCTTCTGGAAAGATATATTTTGATGTAAAGACCCCTTAAATCAAATAAAGCTCTGCAGACTAGACACGTGAATTTTGCCTAACCTAAGCTGCTGTGTTTCCTTCCTTACCCTTCTCCTCACTATTCCTTTTTAGAGagttgctactttttttttttccttccaaaggcTTGTTCCCACCTCAAAGTTAAACAAAAAATTGAGCACAGCAGTGAGCTTTCACAGAGCTACTTATGCAGTCTGCAAATCCCTTGTGGGAGGCTAGGAACTGCCACCTCCAGGGGAGAGAAGGCCAGAAGCAACCCAGACACGGAGCCAAAGCCAGGCTCGATGCAGGGGATGCAAGCTGTACCAGCCAACATGACTTTTTCTACAGCTGTACAGGAGAGGGAGCTTCCAACACACAAGCTGTAGACATCTGCATGATGAGGGCTGTTCTAAGATGTTCCACAGAGGTACTTGCTGAAAAAGCAGGTACTATTCACCAGGCTGCAACAGCAATTTGGCTCTGGCAATCCATGCCCAGAATGTCAGGCTATTCCTGCACCCAGCTTCAGAGGGCCTGGTTCAGGTGGAAGGGGAATAAACATGAGTGATTGTGACTCTGGGGGAGACATAAATGCTTCCATCATGCCTAGTGTACCTGCTGCAGACCACAACTATCTCCACACCTCCCCCAGGGAGacggagcagagcccagcagctgagctgccaCAGGCCAGGAGACAGGACTCCAGCTTTCCTAACCCCAGGCAGACTTCACTTTTACAGACCTCACTGCCACCACCCAGTCCAGCAGCCTCATTCCACCCCCAGAGTGCTTCCGTCTCCTCTGCAGGACTTAACCTCCATACAAGAAGGCTGATTCAGAGCAATATGTTTTTATTACCAACACCTCAGGGAATCAAGAAAGGACCAAACACTAGAGCTCAGCTGAAGACCCTGAACAAATGCTGCCAATACAGAGCACAGCCATCAGCACCTGTCCTATGGACAGGAGACGGCAAGTACAGCATGACAACAGACATGAAGGAGCTCCTACAGGAGAGGAAGGATGCCTGGTAATGCTCTCCCTAGGACTGTggagaaataacagaaataattgcCTTCATCggcagctgaaagcagcagcagttgtcAAGGTCCAACAATTCATGCTGAGCACATGCTGGGGCACATCACCAGTTTGACCAGACCTAGGTGCCACCCTCaccagcttctgctgcaggagccCATTCCTTCAGAGCAAGGAAAGCCACACGCCTTTGGGGAGCTGTCACAGGGACCCCCATGCAGGGGGCCCACACCTTGCTCCCCCAGGGAGCAACACCAGGGCCAgaggcagcaggaccaggacaGGCCACGGCAGTGCACACACAGCTTTACCAGCCTCAGGAGTCACGTTCTCCATCCCCACAGGTGAGGATCTCTTCTTCCAGGCATAGTACTTCGCCACAACCACATTGGGGTTCCCCTTGGCAGGGTCAAACCACATCTGGATGCAGCGTCCGCTGCCCCGACGCTCTGTGGTGTATTTGTAGGAGTTGGACCAGATCTTCTCACACAGGTCTTTTGGTTCGGGGAAGACTTCGGCGAAGGGCCTGCATATGGAGCCCCAAGGACAGCGGTTTGTTCCTGAAGACAgtaccaaaaataataaaaaaaataaataaattaacatctTGAGCTAGCATCCATCTCTTTCCTTCCATGTGGGAGAGGAGGCCACCTATTTCAGCCTGCCCACAGCTGATCACTGCATCGCAGCAGTGATGGGTGGTGGCTTGGCCACCTTCTGGTCTGCAACTCCACAGGAAGATGAGACCAGGGAGGGTCTTGGCTCCAAgcaccaggcaggagcagggacaaTCCCAGGGTCTTTCCTGCggggaggaggaaaggcttTCCCCACAGAGCCACTGACCTGTCGCCCAGTTCCAGCCCTTGTGCCAGTTGTCTTTGCATGTCACATAGTCCTTGCAGTCCTCCCACCACTCCTCACAGTCCTCCTTGCAGAGTGGCACATGGAGAATCCTCTCCCGACGCCAGCTGCTGTCAACCTACAAGGGAACAGGACCATACACACTGGTGGTGGCCCTCAAAAGCTAAGGAGCAGGATCTGCAGGACCTTCCTCTAGGGTCCAGAGCTGATCTTAGAAGAATTTCAGCCCCAAGGGAGACATGCcttgtgtggtggttttactgtgctaggcagctaaacaccacaaccgctctctcactctccctccttagatgaggaggggaagaagtaaagaactcttgggttgagataaggataattaaaggaaaaaaataactaaacaatttaactaaaggaaaagggcaggggaaaggggaaaacaaaaacaaaggctatgtggaagtgcagaggaaagaaattgctctctacttcccacaaatgagcaatgcttgaccacatccttgaagcagggcctcaatgcatgGAGCCGGcgttcgggaggaggaccaacattttcccaacgagagcccacccctcccctcttcttcctgttcccaccttttattgctgagtgtgacaccacatggtatggaacatccctttggttggtttaggtcagctgccctggggatgtttctcttctcactttttgcccaccccctaggagggtcAGAGAGAGACCCGATGCTgtgtcagcactgctcagcagcagacacaacccTGCTGTGatcccactgctgttccagctccaagtgcagagcacagcactgcttgggctgctgcaggggaagttaacatcccagccagacccagcacacccTGACAACAGGCAGTTCTTCCATCAGCCTGTCCAAACCCTGTAGGAAAGGTGAAGGTGTCCCTGAGAAGCACACACCCATACATGCCACACCATACCATATAGAGGGCCACCATATAACATATAGTGACTGGTACAAGCCCTGTTGCATTCATCACAAGGGATTTAACTTTACCTGGTCAATCCAGGGCCCCAGGTTGGGTGAGCACTCATACAAGCACGTGTCCTGGATGAAGTGGCGTTTGCACTTGGGTGGCATCACCCCACAGTGGTTCCAGTTGAAGTTGTACAGGTAAGACTGGTCCCTGTGGGCTTCTGAACTCGTGTTGGCTGTGCAGCAGGCATTGTCCTTCCAGGGAGCACACTGCAACAGAACAGGAGATAGACCAGCTGGGGACGTCTTGAGGGAGCCCAAGGAGGCAGAAACCCATCACCAGCAATAGcagtttctcttctccagccagCCCTTGGACGCTTGAGGCTGCAGAGCTTAGGGCTGCAACAAGGTGGAGTTAGAGGAAGAATATGAGGAGGACCCTGAGGGTCAGATCCTCACCAGGAATTGGTGCCAGGCATAAGAACAGAAGAACTGCTGCCTCCTGTGCCCTGGCTTGCTCTTAGTCCCATCCCTACCAAGATTTGCCAGAGCTGCACAGTAAGAACAGCTTCTAGCATTGATAAAGGGAGCAAAGGAGAGCATCTTTCCGTGCCATCCATTATCTGTTCTTATCTTAGGTACCTACGCTTTGGAAAGGATACCCCCTAGTGAAACAGGGGTAACAGTGAGATGACAATTCCTCACAGCACTGCCCCTCCCCTCACCATTTTCTGGAGGGAAGCATCAAACAAGCCTCCTACCCAGCACAGGCCACCCTCTTCAGGTGGGTGGTCATTAAGCCCAAAGCACAGGCGAGCCCATATCACCTAGGCAGGTAGGTACAGGGGTCCCAGACCCAGACAACCCCACCTAACATCAACAGCAGCATCATACCTGGCCATGCAGCGTCCCTTCTGGGCCAGGCTTGGTTTTGTGGTGTTTGGCATCCATACAGACATTCAGCAACGGGTCCTTTGCAGGCATCACTGCTGAGGCAGCCAACAGCACGAGCAGCACCTGCCCTGCTCTCATCTCCACAGCCACCCCGTTCAGGTCAGGGGATGGGAGGCCAGAGCTGTGCGGGACAGGGACAGCGCAGGAAGGGGTCTGCCACAAGCAGCAGTAGTTGATGTGCTGCACAGGCCAGCTGCTCCTGAGGACAGACAAGCAGACTGCCAGCAGCTCACAGCACCAAGGACACAAGTGTAGCTCCCCCAGGCACAGCTGGAAGGTCAGCCACATCTAGCACCAAGGACTGTTTTGTACTCAACCTCAAGCATTCCACAAAACACCCTGACCAGAAAGAGGATGCTATATGAGACTCACCTCATTAAGCCACACCGTTTCAGAGCAGAGCTTTCAGATCCTGAGCGTTTattaagaaatttaagaaatagaCATAGCTCGTTAAGGGATCTTTTCAGCTAGTAGTTTAGAAGttatatttaaatgcatatgGACAGTGAGCTACAGGAGACCCACCTTGCTTTCAGGagtacagaaaaagagtttttctttgctttatcttcatctgggtctttgtCTCATGTCTGTTAAGTCTGATCTCAGAGTTGTGGGTCTCTAATTTCATGTTACCATACCTTAGCCTCCTCCACCCACCCAGAGGTTAATAGGACTCTTGTAGTATCTTACTGCAGAAAGAGCACTGTTTTACAGCCCTTGTGAAAACAGGGCAAAGGTCCAAACCAACCACCTTCCATAAAGTTTTTTGCAGAGCACAGGAGAAAGGCAAACTACTTACAGCATTAAATGAACATGAAGTGACACAGAAGATAACAATCACAAAACTGAGAAAGCATACACATAAACCCGAGAGCTAAAACATAGCTAACTTGCATCATACTTATGTGCATAAACTTAactccctcttccctccccacacccaaaaaaaataataaatcatagAAAACAACCTTACCAGTCCAGGCAGCCTTTAAGTTCTCAGTAAGACCCTAAAAACACTCACTGCAGGAGCTTCCTGGGGTCAGATTTAATAGCAATGCCTTCTAACACAGGTGCTGGCACTTGAAATTACTTTCTTAATATGCATAACGAGCTTCAACTTCTGCCAGCATTTGCTACCGTAGAAGCAGTTTTGTTGGTGTGACAACCAGCTTGCCCAGCCCCTTTCACAGGCAATGCTGTCTGGCCTGGGAAACAATCTGGCTGCTTATTTTGAAGGACAAGTCTCTTATCAGCCTTAGCCATTCATAACAAGTCCTTTTTCCTCTACTTGCCTTACAGCAGGCAGTTTTAATTTGCTGTACACCGTTGCATAAGATAAAACAAGCAAGGAAGTGCAGATCCAGGATGCACCAAGAATAAATACAGAAGTGGTAATTCTCATCACAAAAACAGGATAAGCTCTGTTTTCTCAGAGGAACTAATAATAACTCCTAACACAAAGAATAGATGCCAGCTGATGAAGGGAAACAGTGCACCTTGTTGCAAAAACCTGAGAACAGTAACTAAACTACGAGTAAAGATCTGGTCACAAGAAGGGAAGTGTCCACCCTCTGCAAACACGTGGGATCTTCCTGCTGGGACAGCACAGGTTTTAGGGCTGTTTTGCTCTTCAATCACAGGACTGGCTTTT includes the following:
- the LOC137853233 gene encoding folate receptor gamma-like isoform X1, with amino-acid sequence MLSSWPVQHINYCCLWQTPSCAVPVPHSSGLPSPDLNGVAVEMRAGQVLLVLLAASAVMPAKDPLLNVCMDAKHHKTKPGPEGTLHGQCAPWKDNACCTANTSSEAHRDQSYLYNFNWNHCGVMPPKCKRHFIQDTCLYECSPNLGPWIDQVDSSWRRERILHVPLCKEDCEEWWEDCKDYVTCKDNWHKGWNWATGTNRCPWGSICRPFAEVFPEPKDLCEKIWSNSYKYTTERRGSGRCIQMWFDPAKGNPNVVVAKYYAWKKRSSPVGMENVTPEAGKAVCALPWPVLVLLPLALVLLPGGARCGPPAWGSL
- the LOC137853233 gene encoding folate receptor gamma-like isoform X2, which gives rise to MRAGQVLLVLLAASAVMPAKDPLLNVCMDAKHHKTKPGPEGTLHGQCAPWKDNACCTANTSSEAHRDQSYLYNFNWNHCGVMPPKCKRHFIQDTCLYECSPNLGPWIDQVDSSWRRERILHVPLCKEDCEEWWEDCKDYVTCKDNWHKGWNWATGTNRCPWGSICRPFAEVFPEPKDLCEKIWSNSYKYTTERRGSGRCIQMWFDPAKGNPNVVVAKYYAWKKRSSPVGMENVTPEAGKAVCALPWPVLVLLPLALVLLPGGARCGPPAWGSL